The proteins below are encoded in one region of Methylobacillus flagellatus KT:
- a CDS encoding DUF494 family protein has protein sequence MFEVLVYMFENYFESDIHPDHETLSKELFAAGFDQEDINGAFDWYSALESMSEESDAQLGTAGIRIYSEAETKRLSADSLSFMMFLEQAKVLTPAQRELVIDRAMALSQPEVGLEETRWIVLMALWNQDKANDYLFVEDAMFNDNRPTLH, from the coding sequence ATGTTCGAAGTCCTGGTGTATATGTTTGAAAACTACTTTGAGTCAGATATCCATCCCGACCACGAAACACTTTCTAAGGAATTATTCGCAGCAGGCTTCGACCAGGAAGACATCAACGGTGCTTTTGATTGGTATAGCGCCCTGGAGTCGATGTCTGAGGAGAGTGATGCGCAGCTTGGCACCGCTGGCATCCGGATCTACAGCGAAGCTGAGACCAAGAGGCTGAGTGCCGACAGCTTGAGTTTCATGATGTTTCTCGAGCAGGCCAAGGTGCTGACGCCAGCACAGCGTGAGTTGGTCATCGACCGCGCGATGGCATTGTCACAACCTGAAGTCGGCCTGGAAGAGACGCGCTGGATCGTATTGATGGCGCTGTGGAATCAGGACAAGGCGAACGACTACCTGTTTGTCGAGGACGCCATGTTCAACGATAACCGTCCGACCTTGCACTGA